One Ethanoligenens harbinense YUAN-3 genomic window carries:
- a CDS encoding glutamine synthetase III, whose amino-acid sequence MGNAKTNPAEIFGKYVFSDAVAKTRLSKATYKSLKKTIELGEPLDTSIADEVAAAIKEWAIDLGATHFTHWFLPMTGLTAEKHDSFISPTGDGKVILSFSGKELIKGEPDASSFPSGGLRETSAARGYTSWDTTSPVFVKEGSLYIPTAFFSYTGEILDKKAPLLRANEALDKQARRVLAAFGKSGVKKVTATVGPEQEYFIVNRDLYNQRLDLVLTGRTLFGAQPPKGQELADQYFGTLRTKIVDFMHDLDERLWELGITAKTKHNEVAPAQHEIALIFDPANVAVDHNQLVLELLQKTAEQHGLAALVHEKPFAGVNGNGKHINWSLSTDEGENLLDPTDDPGKNPQFVIFLAAVIKAVDEYAELLRSSVASAGNDHRLGANEAPPAIISVFVGEELESLIDAVEEGKKFTSPEAKKTNLDVSSLPVITEDKTDRNRTSPFAFTGNKFEFRMCGSYANVAGPAFVLNTIVAEALSQIADRLESTSDIEKASLTLAGEIFKAHKRVIFNGNGYSDEWVAEAEKRGLPNIKNTVLAIKALLDEKNRNVLEKHGVLVGKEIDARYEILLENYAKIINIEALTLVDITFRQLVPAAFKYAKTLSDSIASFKAAGVDVSGNTAYLEKVLGLSKSIVAKAEALKAAAEAAGALETNFDSALAYRENVLSAMNDLRSDIDTLEPIVPADIWPVPVYTDLLFRV is encoded by the coding sequence ATGGGAAACGCAAAAACAAACCCAGCCGAAATTTTCGGTAAATACGTCTTCAGTGACGCTGTGGCAAAAACACGCTTGTCTAAGGCGACTTATAAGAGTCTGAAAAAGACCATCGAGCTCGGTGAACCGCTGGATACATCCATTGCCGATGAAGTGGCCGCCGCCATCAAAGAGTGGGCCATCGACCTGGGCGCCACCCACTTCACCCACTGGTTCCTGCCGATGACCGGCCTGACCGCCGAAAAGCACGACTCCTTCATCTCTCCCACCGGCGACGGCAAAGTCATCCTTTCGTTCTCCGGCAAAGAGCTGATCAAAGGCGAGCCGGATGCGTCTTCTTTCCCGTCCGGCGGCCTGCGTGAAACCTCCGCCGCCCGTGGCTACACCTCATGGGACACCACCTCTCCGGTTTTTGTAAAAGAGGGTTCGCTCTACATACCCACCGCGTTCTTCTCTTACACCGGCGAGATCCTTGATAAAAAAGCCCCGCTCCTCCGCGCAAACGAAGCGCTTGACAAGCAGGCCCGCCGCGTGCTGGCCGCTTTCGGCAAATCCGGCGTGAAAAAAGTGACCGCCACCGTCGGCCCGGAACAGGAATATTTCATCGTCAACCGCGACCTGTACAACCAGCGCCTTGACCTGGTTCTCACCGGCCGCACCCTGTTCGGCGCGCAGCCGCCGAAAGGCCAGGAGCTCGCCGACCAGTATTTCGGCACCCTGCGCACCAAGATCGTCGATTTCATGCACGATCTCGACGAGCGGCTGTGGGAACTGGGCATCACCGCCAAAACCAAGCACAATGAAGTGGCTCCGGCCCAGCATGAGATTGCGCTGATCTTTGACCCGGCCAATGTCGCCGTCGACCACAACCAACTGGTGCTTGAACTGCTCCAGAAGACCGCTGAACAGCATGGTCTTGCCGCCCTGGTCCACGAAAAACCGTTCGCGGGCGTCAACGGCAACGGCAAGCATATCAACTGGTCCCTCTCCACCGACGAAGGCGAAAACCTCCTCGACCCGACGGACGATCCGGGCAAAAACCCGCAGTTCGTCATCTTCCTCGCGGCGGTCATCAAAGCGGTGGATGAATACGCCGAGCTGCTCCGCTCGTCTGTGGCGAGCGCCGGAAACGACCATCGTCTGGGAGCCAACGAAGCGCCTCCCGCCATCATCTCCGTGTTCGTCGGTGAGGAACTCGAAAGCCTGATCGACGCGGTGGAAGAAGGCAAAAAGTTCACCTCTCCGGAAGCCAAAAAGACTAATCTGGATGTTTCTTCCCTGCCTGTCATCACGGAAGATAAAACCGACCGCAACCGCACCTCGCCGTTTGCATTCACCGGCAACAAGTTCGAATTCCGCATGTGCGGTTCTTACGCCAATGTCGCCGGCCCGGCCTTCGTCCTCAACACCATCGTGGCCGAGGCCCTGAGCCAGATCGCCGACCGCCTGGAAAGCACCAGCGATATCGAAAAAGCCTCGCTCACGCTTGCCGGCGAAATCTTCAAAGCCCACAAACGCGTCATCTTCAACGGCAACGGCTACTCCGACGAGTGGGTTGCGGAAGCGGAAAAACGCGGCCTGCCCAACATCAAGAACACCGTGCTGGCCATCAAGGCGCTGCTTGATGAGAAAAACCGCAATGTGCTTGAGAAACACGGTGTGCTGGTCGGCAAAGAGATCGACGCCCGTTATGAGATCCTGCTCGAAAACTATGCGAAGATCATCAACATCGAAGCGCTCACACTGGTGGACATCACGTTCCGTCAGCTGGTACCCGCGGCATTCAAATATGCCAAGACCCTTTCGGATTCCATCGCTTCCTTCAAGGCAGCCGGTGTGGATGTAAGCGGCAACACCGCGTATCTGGAAAAAGTGCTGGGCCTGTCCAAATCCATCGTTGCCAAGGCGGAAGCTCTCAAAGCGGCTGCCGAAGCTGCCGGCGCGCTGGAAACCAACTTTGATTCCGCGCTTGCCTATCGCGAAAATGTCCTTTCGGCGATGAACGACCTGCGTTCGGATATCGACACGCTGGAACCCATCGTTCCTGCCGACATCTGGCCGGTTCCGGTCTATACCGACCTGCTCTTCAGAGTGTAA
- the aspS gene encoding aspartate--tRNA(Asn) ligase → MTFIDGSVEQPVDLQTLRQAGKNARIKGFVHNIRDMGEFSFLILRTGAYTLQCVYNPTYSKTPLDGLREGTCIEVCGEAVDEPRAQNGFELHIVDFTVISSPAEEYPFAINKKYLNLNIDTNLDHRPLTLRNPRQRAIFKIQEAVADGFADFMRQNGFTQMHTPKIVSAGAEGGANIFHLDYFDTKAFLNQSPQFYKQMMVGVFERVFEIAPVFRAEKHHTSRHLNEYVGLDFEMGFISGMEDVMAMETAMLRHLFAYVQAHCLEELAMWKVDVPVVDKIPAFTFMQAREIIEKLGRKPGKWDLEPDDEVALCDHVKRECDSDLVFITHFPAAKRPFYAMDDPTDERFALSFDLLFRGLEITTGGQRIHDYNEQVDKMRRMGLDPADFASYLMAHKYGLPPHGGLGIGLERLVMKLMGLKNVREASLFPRDTGRLQP, encoded by the coding sequence ATGACCTTTATTGACGGCAGTGTCGAACAGCCGGTAGATCTGCAAACCCTCCGGCAGGCAGGGAAAAACGCGCGCATCAAGGGGTTTGTACACAACATCCGGGATATGGGCGAATTTTCGTTCCTCATCCTGCGCACCGGCGCCTACACGCTGCAATGCGTATATAACCCCACCTATTCCAAAACTCCGCTGGACGGGCTGCGCGAGGGCACCTGCATCGAGGTGTGTGGCGAGGCAGTGGACGAGCCGCGCGCGCAGAACGGCTTCGAGCTTCACATCGTTGATTTCACCGTCATCTCCTCCCCCGCTGAGGAATACCCCTTCGCCATCAATAAAAAATACCTCAACCTCAACATCGATACCAACCTCGACCATCGCCCGCTCACGCTGCGCAACCCGCGCCAGCGCGCCATCTTCAAAATTCAGGAAGCGGTGGCCGATGGGTTTGCCGATTTCATGCGTCAGAACGGCTTTACCCAGATGCACACGCCCAAGATCGTAAGCGCGGGCGCGGAGGGCGGCGCCAACATCTTCCATCTGGATTATTTCGACACCAAGGCGTTTCTGAACCAAAGTCCCCAGTTCTACAAGCAGATGATGGTGGGCGTGTTTGAGCGCGTATTTGAGATTGCGCCGGTCTTTCGCGCCGAAAAGCACCACACCTCCCGCCACCTCAACGAGTATGTGGGGCTGGATTTTGAAATGGGCTTCATCAGCGGCATGGAAGACGTGATGGCGATGGAAACCGCCATGCTCCGGCACCTGTTCGCCTATGTTCAGGCGCATTGTCTGGAAGAATTGGCGATGTGGAAGGTCGATGTGCCTGTCGTTGACAAGATTCCGGCCTTTACCTTCATGCAGGCGCGCGAGATCATCGAAAAGCTCGGCCGCAAACCCGGCAAATGGGATCTGGAGCCGGATGACGAAGTGGCGCTCTGCGACCATGTCAAGCGGGAATGCGACAGCGATCTGGTTTTTATCACGCATTTTCCAGCGGCCAAACGGCCTTTTTATGCGATGGACGACCCCACGGACGAACGATTTGCACTCAGCTTCGACCTGCTGTTCCGCGGGCTGGAGATCACCACCGGCGGCCAGCGTATCCACGACTACAACGAGCAGGTTGACAAGATGCGCCGCATGGGCCTCGATCCGGCCGATTTCGCGTCATACCTCATGGCCCACAAATACGGCCTGCCGCCGCACGGCGGTCTCGGCATCGGGTTGGAGCGCCTGGTCATGAAACTGATGGGGCTGAAAAACGTGCGCGAGGCTTCCCTGTTCCCGCGTGATACCGGTCGCTTGCAGCCATGA
- a CDS encoding metallophosphoesterase, with the protein MTRVEKITLRKYRMVSQDLPAAFDGTTVAFLSDIHHSRSFPLGRVKELVALTNGLHADLVLLGGDYVSHSRAHIPSFFREAAALTAPFGVYGVLGNHDRNTDAELSEQCMRQAGIRSLDNQGYWLEKGGARIRVGGVADLTTATQDLSPMLAETRPNDFMILVSHHPDYAEQLPFSLIDLMLCGHTHGGQVSLLGKWAPTGFMPSRFKLKYLTGVIKNAGTTVIVSNGIGTVGPPVRIWAAPQIWLITLCADRRRTNRSF; encoded by the coding sequence GTGACCAGAGTGGAGAAAATAACCCTGCGGAAATACCGCATGGTATCGCAGGATCTGCCTGCCGCATTCGACGGCACGACCGTTGCTTTTCTTTCCGACATCCACCATAGCAGGAGTTTCCCTCTGGGGCGTGTGAAAGAACTGGTAGCGCTCACCAACGGCCTGCACGCCGATCTGGTCCTGCTGGGCGGCGATTATGTGAGCCACAGCCGGGCACATATCCCCAGTTTTTTCCGTGAGGCCGCCGCGCTCACCGCGCCGTTTGGCGTTTACGGCGTGCTGGGCAATCACGACCGCAATACGGATGCGGAACTCTCCGAACAATGCATGCGGCAGGCGGGCATCCGTTCGCTGGACAACCAAGGATACTGGCTGGAAAAGGGGGGCGCGCGCATCCGGGTCGGCGGTGTGGCCGACCTCACCACCGCCACGCAGGACCTTTCCCCCATGCTGGCGGAAACGCGCCCGAACGACTTCATGATACTGGTTTCGCATCACCCGGATTACGCCGAACAACTGCCGTTCAGCCTCATTGATCTGATGCTCTGCGGGCATACGCACGGCGGTCAGGTGAGCCTGCTGGGCAAATGGGCGCCCACCGGTTTTATGCCCTCGCGGTTCAAACTGAAATATCTGACCGGCGTCATCAAAAACGCCGGCACCACCGTCATCGTTTCAAATGGCATTGGTACGGTGGGCCCACCGGTGCGCATCTGGGCGGCACCGCAGATTTGGCTCATCACTCTCTGCGCGGATCGACGCCGTACAAACCGCTCTTTCTAA